A single Strix aluco isolate bStrAlu1 chromosome 20, bStrAlu1.hap1, whole genome shotgun sequence DNA region contains:
- the LHX2 gene encoding LIM/homeobox protein Lhx2 isoform X2 has protein sequence MHGGGLRLMQVLGSCRDPDNCQQQQQLGASSSASSAMLFHSLSGSEMHGVIDEMDRRTKSEAPAISSAIDRGETETTMPSISSDRAALCAGCGGKISDRYYLLAVDKQWHMRCLKCCECKLNLESELTCFSKDGSIYCKEDYYRRFSVQRCARCHLGISASEMVMRARDLVYHLNCFTCTTCNKMLTTGDHFGMKDNLVYCRLHFETLIQGEYQVHFNHSDVAAGKGPALGAGSANTLGLPYYNGVGTVQKGRPRKRKSPGPGADLAAYNAALSCNENDGDHLDRDQQYPSNQKTKRMRTSFKHHQLRTMKSYFAINHNPDAKDLKQLAQKTGLTKRVLQVWFQNARAKFRRNLLRQENTGVDKTSDSTLQAGTPSGPASEISNASMSPSSTPTTLTDLTNPTMPTVTSVLTSVPGSLEVHESRSPSQTTLTNLF, from the exons ATGCATGGGGGAGGGCTCCGGTTAATGCAAGTTCTGGGCTCCTGCAGGGACCCCGACaactgtcagcagcagcagcaactcgGGGCCTCCTCCTCCGCTTCCTCAGCGATGCTTTTCCACAGTCTGTCCGGCTCGGAGATGCACGGGGTCATCGACGAGATGGATCGGAGAACCAAAAGCGAAGCACCGGCCATCAGCTCGGCTATAGACAGGGGAGAGACCGAAACG ACCATGCCTTCCATCAGCAGTGACAGGGCTGCCCTGTGCGCCGGCTGCGGGGGAAAAATCTCCGACCGTTATTACCTCCTGGCTGTGGATAAACAGTGGCACATGCGCTGCCTGAAGTGCTGTGAATGTAAACTCAACCTGGAGTCCGAGCTCACCTGCTTCAGCAAGGACGGCAGCATTTACTGCAAGGAAGATTACTACAG GAGGTTTTCGGTGCAGAGATGCGCGAGATGTCACCTGGGGATTTCTGCCTCCGAGATGGTCATGAGGGCCAGGGATTTGGTATATCACTTAAACTGCTTCACTTGCACCACTTGCAACAAGATGCTGACCACCGGCGATCACTTTGGCATGAAGGACAATCTGGTGTACTGCCGCCTCCATTTCGAGACTCTCATCCAGGGGGAGTACCAGGTGCATTTCAATCACTCGGATGTAGCCGCTGGGAAGGGCCCGGCCTTGGGAGCGGGCTCTGCCAACACTTTGGGACTGCCTTATTACAACGGCGTGGGGACTGTCCAGAAGGGGAGACCCAGGAAAAGGAAGAGCCCAGGGCCTGGGGCAGACCTGGCAGCCTACAACGCAG CTTTAAGTTGCAATGAAAACGATGGTGACCACCTGGATAGAGACCAGCAATACCCCAGCAATCAAAAAACAAAGCGCATGAGGACATCATTCAAACACCACCAGTTGCGGACAATGAAGTCATACTTTGCTATTAACCACAATCCTGATGCCAAGGACTTGAAACAGCTAGCTCAGAAAACCGGCCTGACCAAAAGAGTTCTTCAG GTTTGGTTTCAAAATGCTCGAGCCAAATTCAGACGGAACCTCTTACGTCAAGAAAACACAGGGGTGGATAAGACTTCAGACTCAACACTCCAAGCAGGGACCCCATCAGGTCCTGCCTCAGAAATATCCAATGCCTCCATGAGTCCTTCCAGCACTCCCACTACTTTAACGGACTTGACTAATCCTACTATGCCTACTGTGACATCTGTCTTGACATCAGTGCCCGGAAGTCTTGAGGTTCATGAATCTCGAAGTCCTTCACAGACAACTCTTACAAATCTTTTCTGA
- the LHX2 gene encoding LIM/homeobox protein Lhx2 isoform X1 → MHGGGLRLMQVLGSCRDPDNCQQQQQLGASSSASSAMLFHSLSGSEMHGVIDEMDRRTKSEAPAISSAIDRGETETQTMPSISSDRAALCAGCGGKISDRYYLLAVDKQWHMRCLKCCECKLNLESELTCFSKDGSIYCKEDYYRRFSVQRCARCHLGISASEMVMRARDLVYHLNCFTCTTCNKMLTTGDHFGMKDNLVYCRLHFETLIQGEYQVHFNHSDVAAGKGPALGAGSANTLGLPYYNGVGTVQKGRPRKRKSPGPGADLAAYNAALSCNENDGDHLDRDQQYPSNQKTKRMRTSFKHHQLRTMKSYFAINHNPDAKDLKQLAQKTGLTKRVLQVWFQNARAKFRRNLLRQENTGVDKTSDSTLQAGTPSGPASEISNASMSPSSTPTTLTDLTNPTMPTVTSVLTSVPGSLEVHESRSPSQTTLTNLF, encoded by the exons ATGCATGGGGGAGGGCTCCGGTTAATGCAAGTTCTGGGCTCCTGCAGGGACCCCGACaactgtcagcagcagcagcaactcgGGGCCTCCTCCTCCGCTTCCTCAGCGATGCTTTTCCACAGTCTGTCCGGCTCGGAGATGCACGGGGTCATCGACGAGATGGATCGGAGAACCAAAAGCGAAGCACCGGCCATCAGCTCGGCTATAGACAGGGGAGAGACCGAAACG CAGACCATGCCTTCCATCAGCAGTGACAGGGCTGCCCTGTGCGCCGGCTGCGGGGGAAAAATCTCCGACCGTTATTACCTCCTGGCTGTGGATAAACAGTGGCACATGCGCTGCCTGAAGTGCTGTGAATGTAAACTCAACCTGGAGTCCGAGCTCACCTGCTTCAGCAAGGACGGCAGCATTTACTGCAAGGAAGATTACTACAG GAGGTTTTCGGTGCAGAGATGCGCGAGATGTCACCTGGGGATTTCTGCCTCCGAGATGGTCATGAGGGCCAGGGATTTGGTATATCACTTAAACTGCTTCACTTGCACCACTTGCAACAAGATGCTGACCACCGGCGATCACTTTGGCATGAAGGACAATCTGGTGTACTGCCGCCTCCATTTCGAGACTCTCATCCAGGGGGAGTACCAGGTGCATTTCAATCACTCGGATGTAGCCGCTGGGAAGGGCCCGGCCTTGGGAGCGGGCTCTGCCAACACTTTGGGACTGCCTTATTACAACGGCGTGGGGACTGTCCAGAAGGGGAGACCCAGGAAAAGGAAGAGCCCAGGGCCTGGGGCAGACCTGGCAGCCTACAACGCAG CTTTAAGTTGCAATGAAAACGATGGTGACCACCTGGATAGAGACCAGCAATACCCCAGCAATCAAAAAACAAAGCGCATGAGGACATCATTCAAACACCACCAGTTGCGGACAATGAAGTCATACTTTGCTATTAACCACAATCCTGATGCCAAGGACTTGAAACAGCTAGCTCAGAAAACCGGCCTGACCAAAAGAGTTCTTCAG GTTTGGTTTCAAAATGCTCGAGCCAAATTCAGACGGAACCTCTTACGTCAAGAAAACACAGGGGTGGATAAGACTTCAGACTCAACACTCCAAGCAGGGACCCCATCAGGTCCTGCCTCAGAAATATCCAATGCCTCCATGAGTCCTTCCAGCACTCCCACTACTTTAACGGACTTGACTAATCCTACTATGCCTACTGTGACATCTGTCTTGACATCAGTGCCCGGAAGTCTTGAGGTTCATGAATCTCGAAGTCCTTCACAGACAACTCTTACAAATCTTTTCTGA
- the LHX2 gene encoding LIM/homeobox protein Lhx2 isoform X3: protein MHGGGLRLMQVLGSCRDPDNCQQQQQLGASSSASSAMLFHSLSGSEMHGVIDEMDRRTKSEAPAISSAIDRGETETQTMPSISSDRAALCAGCGGKISDRYYLLAVDKQWHMRCLKCCECKLNLESELTCFSKDGSIYCKEDYYRRFSVQRCARCHLGISASEMVMRARDLVYHLNCFTCTTCNKMLTTGDHFGMKDNLVYCRLHFETLIQGEYQVHFNHSDVAAGKGPALGAGSANTLGLPYYNGVGTVQKGRPRKRKSPGPGADLAAYNAALSCNENDGDHLDRDQQYPSNQKTKRMRTSFKHHQLRTMKSYFAINHNPDAKDLKQLAQKTGLTKRVLQCTHT, encoded by the exons ATGCATGGGGGAGGGCTCCGGTTAATGCAAGTTCTGGGCTCCTGCAGGGACCCCGACaactgtcagcagcagcagcaactcgGGGCCTCCTCCTCCGCTTCCTCAGCGATGCTTTTCCACAGTCTGTCCGGCTCGGAGATGCACGGGGTCATCGACGAGATGGATCGGAGAACCAAAAGCGAAGCACCGGCCATCAGCTCGGCTATAGACAGGGGAGAGACCGAAACG CAGACCATGCCTTCCATCAGCAGTGACAGGGCTGCCCTGTGCGCCGGCTGCGGGGGAAAAATCTCCGACCGTTATTACCTCCTGGCTGTGGATAAACAGTGGCACATGCGCTGCCTGAAGTGCTGTGAATGTAAACTCAACCTGGAGTCCGAGCTCACCTGCTTCAGCAAGGACGGCAGCATTTACTGCAAGGAAGATTACTACAG GAGGTTTTCGGTGCAGAGATGCGCGAGATGTCACCTGGGGATTTCTGCCTCCGAGATGGTCATGAGGGCCAGGGATTTGGTATATCACTTAAACTGCTTCACTTGCACCACTTGCAACAAGATGCTGACCACCGGCGATCACTTTGGCATGAAGGACAATCTGGTGTACTGCCGCCTCCATTTCGAGACTCTCATCCAGGGGGAGTACCAGGTGCATTTCAATCACTCGGATGTAGCCGCTGGGAAGGGCCCGGCCTTGGGAGCGGGCTCTGCCAACACTTTGGGACTGCCTTATTACAACGGCGTGGGGACTGTCCAGAAGGGGAGACCCAGGAAAAGGAAGAGCCCAGGGCCTGGGGCAGACCTGGCAGCCTACAACGCAG CTTTAAGTTGCAATGAAAACGATGGTGACCACCTGGATAGAGACCAGCAATACCCCAGCAATCAAAAAACAAAGCGCATGAGGACATCATTCAAACACCACCAGTTGCGGACAATGAAGTCATACTTTGCTATTAACCACAATCCTGATGCCAAGGACTTGAAACAGCTAGCTCAGAAAACCGGCCTGACCAAAAGAGTTCTTCAG TGTACTCACACCTGA